Genomic segment of Camelus bactrianus isolate YW-2024 breed Bactrian camel chromosome 33, ASM4877302v1, whole genome shotgun sequence:
ATGGCCACCAGGAGTGTCTAAGGGCcggcgggggagggggttgggggaggtcatGCGAGCCAAGCAGGTGGCCCAACATGCCCTGCCAAGAAGCATCCAATTCAGAGTCTGGGGAGCTGCCGCCCCAGATGCAGCTCCTTCCAGTGCCTTCCAGGCATGAGGCCCGTCCACACCTGGGGAAAACCCTCACCCTGGTCTCCAGGGCTACCTCCCCAACCcactgcccccctgcccccagtgGTTGGGCTGAAGTCCCAGGAACCAAGGTCCCAAGTTATAAATGGGATTTCTTCCCCAGCCCTCAGTCTCTCAACTGCAAACGACATCAAGTGTTCCCGGTGTGGGAGAGGGAAACCAAGGATTTCTTCCAAGGCTGGGTCACTTGGGTGCCACCCtagcctcccagcccagccctggggctccccaaGGCCCTTGATGGAGGCTGCTGTGGCCCTGACTCCAAGGCCCAGGCCCGATCCATCTTTCGAGCCAGAGACTCACTGCGAGGACAGAACAAGGCCGGGCAGCCGTGGCACTGGCCTCTGGTCTCCCCTGGCCCGGTGTCTGTCAGGAGGGCGATGAAGAATGGGTGCCTGGCAAGGAGCAGGTCACCGCAGCCCCAGGAGCCCTGCTGAATTGCAGTTCAGAGCTCAGCTGCCTGGGGCCGCGGACCAACAGGGAGGCCATTAATCTCTCcagcaggggtggagggggagcggcaggagggctgggggaagagTCAACATCCCCCTCCACGCTGGGCCCTTCTTCAGCTCAGCACCTCCCCGTCAGGGAACCCACTGCCTCTGACGAGGTTAGGACAGTGAGGGCGGGTTCCTGGGGCGCCCTCCTTGCCCCTCTTCTCTCCGGGTCCTGCTCAGGACGCTGATTACCTCAAACCATGAGGTGGGGACTTTATGATTACCCCAGGCTGGGGAAGACGTGCAGGTCACTTTTGAGCTCTGCCTTCCAGAGGGAGTGAAGGCTCAAGACCCCACAGCCAAGcattaccctcccccaccccagcagggcAAGTGACACACCTGAAGGGTGTGCAAACGGAATGAGAAGTGCTCAGGGCTTTCCCAGGGAACCAAGGCACCTGGCCGACTGAGCggcccctcctccctgcaaagGACCCCCCCAACCCTTAGGAAGACTGAGTTGAAAACACGTGTGAAAGGGATTTGGCGTAAGACGCGTGCTCCCTCTGGTGGTGACAAATGGAATTACACCCCCTCAAACGGGCTGTTCTTGTTGCTGTTGTGTGAAGAAAGGTACTTCGCCCAACCACTTCCCAGCCTTGGTTGTTATTTGTGACTAAATTTGCGTTTGAATTGTGGAAAATCCCCAAATGAAGCAAAAGTTCAGTAGTTCCCAGTCCATGTGACCTTCACGGAGAGGGAAGGGAAATTGTTCATGAGGGCTCTGAATGTCACCTGGATCCGCGGCTCTCAGCACTGGCTGCTCTCCTGAGAGCTGGTTAAGCATCAGCTTGCATGCAACCACCCCAAGATTAGTATTCAGCAGTTCTGGAGGGGACGCTGGATAGCTGGTGGTTTGAACAGCACCCCAGGTTCTCCAGGGTGATAGCCTGGGACCCAGCAGGGCCTCACATTGCCGCAGGGGCAGAGGCAGAAGTGACTCACCCAGGACCATTCCCTCGGAGCAGCTGGAATTCCCCTCTGGGTTGGCAGGCTCAGGGCCTGTGTATGGAACATTCTAGACACAGCACTCTTGCCCACGGTCTTACTTCTCCCCAGGTGGGCCACAGGCCTGGAATACCCCTCTTCCTGTTTGCCTTGCTCAACATCCAGGAAACTTCAGGAGCCACCCCATTCCTAAAATCCCCCCTGGCTGGACTTGCCCCATTCCTGTTCATTTCTCCCACCACTGTGGACGGCTCTAGTGTGCCCCTGTCTTGTGTCTGGaaacactgaattttatttaggaGTTTGgcctttgggttttatttgtcgTTGGTGAGACCACCTTTGGGGCAGGGTGCCACAAAGACCTTGGCCCTGAGTTGTAGGAGCCAGGCTTTCCCCTCTGTGTCTCCCTGGAGCAGCTCCCTCTAACCCAACGGGGCCTGTGAGAAGGACCCTGGAATGGGAGCCAGAGACCCGGGTTGTAGCTCTGGCTCCGACACAGGCTGGCTGTGTCACCTGGACAAGTCACTGCCTGAGTCAGgacctcagtttctctttttgaaaattgAGAATTGTCTATTTTACTCTCTAAGGAACTTCGGTGCTCAAGTCTTCCGTGATTCCATGAGGGTTGATGGTCTTCAGGGCCTGGGAGCAGTGGATTAAGACAGAGAGCTCAATTCTCAAGCGGAATGATGCCTACTCTGCCTCTGGTCCCCAAACATGCCCTCCCTGTTCAATCTATACTCCCCTAACTTGCTGCTCTTTTGGGTTCTTCTGCCagttccccctccttccctcggATGCTTGCAGACCCAGACGAGGAAACTGGACACTAGGTGGTGCTGTGATCCCATCATCCCATCCAGCCTCCAGAGGTCTTGTCAGGGAAGCGGGAGGGAAGATGGGCTCCTTCCAGAAGCAGGAACTGCATGAAGGGAGCGTGCAGTGCCGCCAGGGGGCCACGAGAAGGCAAGCACTGTAGGAGGGCAGAAGTAGCCCTCGGGGGGCTGACTGTTGGGATGGGGGGGGTcggagaggggctggaggaacTGTTCACAAGGGCCCTGCCCTCACTGTCTACTCTCTGGCCCCTGGCGCTGGGATGAACAAAGCCAGCACCTAAATAGCTGGACAGGAGTAGGTCCAGCTGAGGTCCCCTGCCCCAAGAGTGGAAAGGGGGTGGCCAGAGCTTAGCAGCAGGGTCAGGAGGGGGATAGGGAGAGAGCATGTGCTGAGACCCCAGACCCACCCAGCCAGCCACTCCCAGTGGACAGCTCCAGCAGCGCCACCGAGGCCTGGGGCAGACAGATGCCCGAGCAGCTCCAGCAGACCAACGGCTCTGAACCTGCAACCTTCAGCCTTCCCGGCTTTCTCTTTGAGTGGCATTTGGAAAGCAGTTCCGGGGCTAGGAGAGGCCTACAGATGATAATACTGAACATCTGGCTTTGATAATGGGCACCTGAGCAAACAACTGAGCAACAAGAGACCAGGCGGTATTTCCTCCAACTTGGAGGGGTGGGCAGCAGCAGTTACAGgcgagaaggagggagggaggcaggccagGGAAGGAGCCATCTCTGAGGCTGGGCTTTATTATTAGCACGGGGTGGGAGGTGCCCACCCAGGGGTCACACGGAGACCGGAGCTTCCTTCAGCCCAAGGGGCTGGCAGCACGGGGGACAAAGGTCTACAGCTCAGAGGAGGCTTCCCCAGAGACCCCGGTGTGAAGGGGGGCACAGCTGACTCTGGAAAGACAAAGGCAGGGTTGGGGCTGTGAGGCAGCAGAGGCAGGGACTCTCATTTGGTTCCTTATTCCTTTCTCCAGCACATCTCTGCAGCCACCGTTGGCTACAAACACCACGCCAGGCACTCggccatcatttaaaaacacatgaaggtaaatatataaaacaaaacaaaacgaaacaaacaCATGAAGATGACAGATGCCTGGCTGACAGATGGAAGACCCTAAAATCCTTCCGGGCCGAGGCCCAGTCCCAGCTCTTCCTTATTATCCCGCAGCCATCCAGGCTGCCCTCTTTGCCCGCCCCACGCAAACCTACCTCTCATTACAGCTCATCTTCATTGACTGGCCTGGGATGGAGGAGAGAAGAcaagagggcagtggggaggcagTGAGTCCAGGGATCCTGAGGTTGAGGACCCTCATCACAGGTCTCAAAGACCAAACTCCTagccccaccccaccttcccctGACCCCGCCCACCTCCATCCCACCCAGGCAGGCACCTACCGGTGTCTCTTCTTGCCCCCGCAGCGGAACCGTTTGCCttaaagagagaaaggaggttAGCATGCAAGGAGATCGTCTCCACCCTGGAGGACTGAGCTCTGttgtctctcctccctcctgccagcaccacaCACGGTGTCCCACTTGGAGGCCCCAGATGACTGTCTCTCTTTTCATGTGGAGCTGAATCATAAGCATGCAGGAGCCCAAGTCAGTCAGTTGGccaatcaacaaacatttactgcgGTGGCTCTGTGGTGGACGGTGAGCACACTGAGAGTGGTGGTTGAGCCTGGCCCACCGTGGTACCCCCTGCACAGTGCTGGGCCTGGAGAAATCGCTCAATAAGCTTTTGAAGAAGAATGGCAGGAAGTCCAGGGCCAAGATCCCTGCTCACACCCGCCTGCCTCCCACACCTGTGTGCTCAAACGCTAAACAGTGCTGCCCTCGGGAAGCCTCCACGCGAATCGGGGAGACTGGCCACGCCTGCAGACCCAAGTGGCACCACTCATGGATGTTTTAGAATCCCAGGACCCAGAGCTGTGTTTGCTAcattctctgtcttcttttcactggtgtgtttctgtgtattttaattcTGATTGCACCAAAACAAGTCCACGAGTGTTTATTAAATTCCTGCTGTATGCCCACTGGGGCAGGGGATGAGGCAGGGACACTTTTCTCCCCCGGACGCCCCGTGCCTGCCTTCTTGGCTGCCAGCCCTAACTTTATGCGGCAAGTGGGATCCTCCCCATtgaacaaataagcaaaccaagGAATAGGGGCTCCATGGTAAACTCAGAGGGGGCCTAAGGCCTCTGGCTCTCAGGCACCATTGCCTTCCGGCAGCAGGCGGTTGGAGCGGACACCTCCAGGTTCAGCTGAACCCACTCTCCTGACTGGCTGCAGAATGTTAGGCAAGTGGCTGCACCTGTCAGGGTGGGTCTGgtttttcatctagaaaatggTGACAGTGGTGGACATCCCTCAGTGTTGCCAAAAGGATTAAATGGGCCGAGATGTAGCTCAAGCCAAGACAGTGTCCAGATTTGGGGACAGAGGTGTCCAGTAGAGGCTGGTTCCCTCTCTTCCCCTGGCCCACATGGACCCTGGATCTTTGCAGGGCCTGTGGGAACCAGCTCTCCCATCTCTGCAGCTCCCCTGTGTCCACTAGAGGGTGCACTTGAGGACGAGGGAACTTCCTCTGGGTGGTCTGAGGACCAAGCAGGGAGAGGTCCAAGACCCCTCTCTCCATCCAGGTGTCCATCAGTTCCCACATCCTTctagggggcggggaggggagccagGAGACTCACTCCCTCCTTTCGGGATCTGGGGGgggctctccccaccctcccctgggAAGCCAATGTGCTCATGGCTCTGAGAAGAGATGTGCCCCCCGCACCcccttcccaaaggccccacttacTGAGGATGATGATGAGCCCCACGATGAAGGCCAGGGCAGCGAAGATCAAGCCCCCGTTGCGAACGGATTCATAGTCTGAGAAGGGGGATGGCAAGGAGATGGGGTGGGTGACCCCAGCACCCTTGCCGGAAGCCCACCCAGCAGCAGCTCCACAGTGACTGGGGAAGATAGGGGCACCTAacacagggctgggaggggccagAAACCGGGGACACCTGGGGGGCACTcaggaaaggtggggaggagggcccaCCAGGCTTACCGTAGTAGAATGGGTCCACGTCCCCACTGGAGCTGCCACCTGAGGAGAGACCCAGAGGTGGGTGAGGGGCAAGTCACAGACGGGGGTGTGTGGCTCCCACAGAAACAGGAGAACTCCCGtccttcccaccccagccccaccaagGGTCCAAGTGGGCCAGGAGAGGCCGGTGGAGAAAGATCCCAGGAGGGGATGCTGGTGGTTCTGCTAACTGCACTGCTGGAGTCGGGGGGCATCTGCCCTAGACAGCTCCTGAGAGTCCGCTGGGGACCCGACACTGTGCATCCAAAGCAGGGACCCATGCTGCCTGTGGGGGCCTCCGGTGACTCTGGAAGGAGCTAGTTCCTTCCTGTCCTTGCTTCATGCAAAAGTAAGAAAAGGccccatttgcagcaatatggatggacctaaagatgatCATATTGCGTgaagtcagaaggagaaagacaaatatcatatgatatcacttatacgtggaatctaaaaaaaaaaaaaaaaaaaagacaaattctatttacaaacctaaaacagacttacagacacggaaaacaaactatggttaccaaaggggaaagggcagagagggataaattagaggttggggattaacagacacacatgactacatataaaatagataaacaacacggacctactgcacagcacagggaactatattcaataacttgtaataacatatgacggaaaagaatctgaaaagaaaatatatgcatatatgtgtaactgagccactttgctgtacacctgacactaacattgtaaatcaactacacttcaataaaattaaaaaaaaaaataagaaaaggccAACAGAGTCACCTCCCATAAGACTCACTGAGCACCTCTCTCCATATGACTAATCACCTACAAggtacttaaaaatatttgtgaagtgaatgaatgaatcagtaagTAGAACCATAATGTTCACTGAACAgaaggaggaaattgaggcccagttTGAAGACTTGTCTAAATTCCCAATGAAAGTTGAGTCTTGAACCCATGTTTCTAGATTCTTCTCTCCTATGTTGCTATCCTTAGGGGGAGGCAAATTTATTTAAGGAccattaatatatttattgtGCTTACCCTGTGCCAGGCCAAGGC
This window contains:
- the FXYD2 gene encoding sodium/potassium-transporting ATPase subunit gamma isoform X3, with translation MDRWYLGGSSSGDVDPFYYDYESVRNGGLIFAALAFIVGLIIILSKRFRCGGKKRHRPVNEDEL
- the FXYD2 gene encoding sodium/potassium-transporting ATPase subunit gamma isoform X1, whose product is MHFSPGYSLWERHSTYIISIPATALQGGSSSGDVDPFYYDYESVRNGGLIFAALAFIVGLIIILSKRFRCGGKKRHRPVNEDEL
- the FXYD2 gene encoding sodium/potassium-transporting ATPase subunit gamma isoform X2; its protein translation is MAGLSTDDGGSSSGDVDPFYYDYESVRNGGLIFAALAFIVGLIIILSKRFRCGGKKRHRPVNEDEL